A stretch of DNA from Bacillota bacterium:
GCGGCTCAGTGCCCGGCGGCTCGTTGCCCGGGGGCTCAGTACCGGGGGGTTCCTGCCCAGGAGGCTCGGTGCCCGGGGGCTGCGTTGCCGGAGGCGTTCGCCCCTCCCCCAGCAGTTCCGCCACCACGTTCCAGATGGCGGGATCCTCGAAGCCCAACCTCCAGAGCGCCACGCCGCCGAGCTGGTTTTGCGTGACCAGATTGAGCTTCTGGCGAGTGCTCTCCGCGTTCTCGAAGTAGACGACCCGGGGCTGCCCGTTCTCGGTGTACTGGAAGTACGGCGCCTGGGCCACGCTGTCCCAGAGGATGGTAGCTCCCTTCGACTGCGCGAGCTGCGCGGCGTCGCGTGCCTTGATCATGGTCGCCATGCCGCCCGACTTCGGCCAGTCGTAGCCATAGCCGGCGATGCCGAGCAGTAGCTTCTCCTCGGGGACGGTGCGGGCGGCGTACTCGACCACGCGCTGTACCCACGGGAGCGAAGCGATGGGGCCTGCTTCGGACGTGATCCAGTGTTCGTCGTAAGTCATCAGCGCGATCTCGTCGACGGCTTGTCCCAGCGCCTGGTAGTCGAACGCGCCGCTCCACCCGTTGTTGGGGTCATCCCAGGTCTTGGCAGGCACGGCGATGCTGACGGTCCGGCCCTGGGGCTTCAGGCGCTCTGAAAGGCGCTGGACGAACTGGCTCAACTGAGCGCGGTGCTGCGGATCGACGTTTTCCAGGTCGATCTGGACCCCGTGATAGCCCTCGCGCGCCAGGAGGTTTTCGATCTGGTCAATGGCGCGGGCTTGAACGGCCGGGTTGGTGAGAATTGACGTGGCGATCCCGCGGTCAAACCCGCCCCGGTAGTTGTGAATCACCGCCTCGACCTTGAGGCCCCGGGATCGAGCGAGTTCCATCAATTTGGGGTCGGACTGCCCGGTAACGTTTCCCTGTTCGTCAAATTGGAAAAGGAACGCACCGACGGTGTCCACCCGGTCAACCTTCGAAAGCGATTCAAAAGCAGCCGTGTCACCGGGGTAATCAACGGGGTAGTACCCGTAGACCACGTAAGGGACGTTGGACGGAGCTGCGGTGGCCGCGGCCATTG
This window harbors:
- a CDS encoding LysM peptidoglycan-binding domain-containing protein, translated to MQRWSAVAALALTVIVGVSGSMAAATAAPSNVPYVVYGYYPVDYPGDTAAFESLSKVDRVDTVGAFLFQFDEQGNVTGQSDPKLMELARSRGLKVEAVIHNYRGGFDRGIATSILTNPAVQARAIDQIENLLAREGYHGVQIDLENVDPQHRAQLSQFVQRLSERLKPQGRTVSIAVPAKTWDDPNNGWSGAFDYQALGQAVDEIALMTYDEHWITSEAGPIASLPWVQRVVEYAARTVPEEKLLLGIAGYGYDWPKSGGMATMIKARDAAQLAQSKGATILWDSVAQAPYFQYTENGQPRVVYFENAESTRQKLNLVTQNQLGGVALWRLGFEDPAIWNVVAELLGEGRTPPATQPPGTEPPGQEPPGTEPPGNEPPGTEPPGQQPPGTQPPASGGYVVQWGDTLWLIARRHGITLEALMAANPGVNPWWLMPGQRLTIPGSGAPNPPGGTPPTGNTYVVQPGDSLWLIAQRHGISLEALMAANPGVNPWWLMPGQRLTIPRARIPTPPGGSTPTRTYVVQPGDTFYLIGQRLGISWESIVAANPGANAWSLMPGQLIALP